One genomic segment of Sanyastnella coralliicola includes these proteins:
- a CDS encoding OsmC family protein, producing the protein MMNRRAISTWQGSGLEGKGQLTVTSGVLNETPYSFKMRFEDEEGRSGTNPEELLAASHAGCFNMALSFQLVGAGYEAEMLETKCTVTLENVGGNDFGVTKIVLDLQAKVPGLDNDKFMELANNAKNGCPISKALSSVDIQMNAVLK; encoded by the coding sequence ATGATGAACAGAAGAGCCATTTCTACTTGGCAAGGATCAGGACTTGAAGGTAAAGGACAATTGACCGTGACAAGTGGAGTATTGAACGAGACGCCATACTCATTCAAGATGCGTTTTGAAGACGAGGAAGGACGTTCTGGAACGAACCCAGAAGAGCTACTTGCAGCGTCACACGCCGGATGCTTTAATATGGCATTGAGCTTTCAGTTGGTTGGTGCTGGATACGAAGCAGAGATGTTGGAAACGAAGTGTACCGTTACCTTGGAAAACGTGGGGGGGAATGACTTTGGAGTAACAAAGATTGTTCTTGATCTCCAGGCGAAGGTTCCAGGGCTTGATAATGACAAGTTCATGGAACTAGCCAATAATGCAAAGAACGGTTGTCCGATTTCGAAAGCGTTGAGCTCAGTTGATATTCAAATGAATGCGGTGCTGAAATAA
- a CDS encoding MBL fold metallo-hydrolase yields the protein MKIRMLGTGTSQGVPVIACDCEVCTSTDSRDKRLRSSIQISEGDTNIVIDTGPDFRQQMLASGIKNLDAVVFTHEHKDHIAGLDDIRAFNFRQKKDMDVYATERVQEALKREFHYVFAPIRYPGIPQIALKTIDLTPFEINGIEFIPIEVMHHKLPVMAFRIGDFAYVTDANSIASAELNKLRGVKTLVINALRKETHISHFNLEEALEIISIIKPERAYLTHISHLLGKHEDISKELPEGVELAYDGLEFTV from the coding sequence ATGAAGATACGAATGCTCGGTACGGGAACATCGCAAGGGGTGCCAGTCATTGCCTGCGATTGTGAAGTGTGCACATCCACTGATTCTCGCGATAAACGCTTGCGTTCCTCTATCCAAATTTCTGAGGGCGACACCAATATTGTCATCGATACCGGACCTGATTTCCGCCAGCAAATGCTCGCCAGTGGAATCAAGAACTTGGATGCAGTAGTCTTCACACATGAACACAAAGATCACATCGCTGGTCTCGATGATATCCGTGCCTTCAACTTCCGTCAGAAGAAAGACATGGATGTCTACGCTACGGAACGAGTACAAGAGGCATTGAAACGCGAATTCCATTATGTATTCGCGCCAATCCGTTATCCAGGCATCCCTCAAATCGCGCTGAAGACCATTGATTTGACCCCTTTTGAAATCAATGGTATTGAGTTCATCCCTATCGAAGTGATGCACCACAAGCTCCCGGTCATGGCCTTCCGTATCGGTGATTTCGCCTATGTTACTGATGCTAATTCTATCGCTAGCGCGGAACTCAACAAGTTGCGTGGTGTCAAAACACTCGTCATCAATGCTCTCCGAAAGGAAACTCACATCTCTCACTTCAACCTCGAAGAAGCGCTAGAGATCATCTCCATCATCAAACCAGAACGAGCGTACTTGACACACATTAGTCATCTATTAGGAAAGCACGAAGACATTTCAAAGGAGTTGCCGGAAGGGGTGGAGTTGGCCTACGATGGACTTGAGTTTACTGTTTAA
- a CDS encoding helix-turn-helix domain-containing protein has product MISTLLQARVFRAVREENHMSLREMAQALGCCHSTLQRIERNNYAAPSEVVKALEKLTGTPIETLRKLVAKETSGVDLNAPIKLAVELDQMELKDLEYLRSTWIADKEDLREKAATQRYKLMKRVGKTEQRQADIDELNLQIAHFDKLIELSKASGNDDQLAFCKTMMRSCYEQLSKIDSSRGMTSPREVQKSLHKIDLMLMEADFLEGKVKQIEGLINRKKADTVRSSMKKVSDPSKALTIVKPTVTETTNDSALATLAEPEETDHILVLPNQFNRQQGKSRRIPPTQAELQVMLRQMIS; this is encoded by the coding sequence ATGATAAGTACACTACTGCAAGCGCGGGTATTCCGTGCGGTGCGAGAGGAAAATCACATGTCTCTCCGTGAAATGGCCCAAGCTCTTGGATGCTGCCATTCTACACTCCAACGAATTGAACGTAATAACTATGCTGCTCCAAGCGAAGTGGTGAAGGCCCTGGAAAAATTGACCGGGACACCCATTGAAACGCTGCGCAAATTGGTGGCGAAGGAGACCTCTGGGGTCGACTTAAACGCTCCGATTAAATTGGCGGTGGAGTTGGATCAGATGGAACTCAAAGATTTGGAGTACCTACGTTCTACTTGGATAGCCGACAAGGAAGACCTTCGAGAGAAGGCGGCTACCCAACGCTACAAACTGATGAAACGCGTGGGGAAGACCGAACAACGTCAGGCGGATATCGACGAGCTGAATCTTCAGATTGCGCACTTCGACAAGCTCATAGAATTGAGCAAAGCATCTGGAAATGACGATCAATTGGCCTTTTGTAAAACGATGATGCGCTCTTGTTACGAGCAACTCTCGAAAATTGATTCTTCTCGAGGAATGACCTCACCCAGAGAAGTACAAAAGTCGTTGCATAAGATCGACCTCATGCTGATGGAAGCGGATTTCCTCGAAGGCAAGGTCAAGCAAATCGAAGGCTTGATCAATCGCAAGAAAGCCGATACCGTGCGCAGCTCAATGAAGAAAGTGTCGGATCCTTCCAAGGCACTGACCATTGTGAAGCCGACCGTCACTGAAACGACAAACGATTCCGCGCTAGCGACATTAGCAGAACCAGAAGAAACCGATCACATCTTGGTGTTGCCAAACCAATTCAACCGGCAACAAGGAAAATCACGACGCATTCCACCTACACAGGCAGAATTGCAAGTGATGCTGCGGCAAATGATCTCGTAG
- a CDS encoding fatty acid desaturase family protein, producing MQKLKFTQDRGSLFYKELRERVDAYFTERNIPKTGNRRFKLKMFFYLAMNVVLYTLMITSGSLIAFYAFYLGMGISVLLTAFNISHDASHQVAVKSKFWNKILFQISFNLQGNNAYVWGKHHTESHHLYTNVEGSDIDVLNNPLFRMTETQELKWFHRFQWLYAPVLYLLYSINWFLFRDTLMLINYSSRTINIDIPKIEVFKLLLFKVLYIGYMIILPIMVLPFGWEHAIIAFVANHFLVSLIFVGVLGVSHVSDFVSHPEPNADGSLEMSWPMLQMKTSVDYNSDSRFCNFILGGFNAHALHHLLPNVCHIHYREILPIFRELAEKHEVTYMEMPYGQALKSHFRHLKNMGKHTNYQIREYAK from the coding sequence ATGCAAAAACTTAAGTTCACACAGGACCGTGGCTCTCTCTTCTACAAGGAACTGAGAGAACGCGTTGACGCCTATTTCACCGAACGGAACATTCCGAAGACGGGGAACCGACGTTTCAAGTTGAAAATGTTCTTCTACCTCGCGATGAATGTCGTGCTCTATACATTAATGATTACTTCAGGTAGCTTGATTGCATTTTATGCGTTCTACCTTGGAATGGGGATCTCGGTCTTGCTGACCGCCTTCAATATTTCTCATGATGCCTCGCATCAAGTGGCAGTGAAGAGTAAATTTTGGAACAAGATTCTGTTCCAGATCTCCTTTAATCTGCAAGGTAATAACGCCTACGTCTGGGGGAAACACCACACGGAATCACATCACCTCTACACCAATGTGGAAGGGAGTGATATCGACGTGTTGAATAACCCGCTTTTTCGAATGACAGAAACGCAGGAACTGAAATGGTTCCATCGCTTTCAATGGTTGTACGCGCCGGTTCTCTACCTCTTGTATTCGATCAATTGGTTCTTGTTCCGCGACACCTTGATGTTGATCAATTACTCGAGTCGAACCATCAATATCGATATACCGAAAATAGAAGTGTTCAAACTCTTGTTGTTCAAGGTGCTTTACATCGGCTACATGATCATCCTTCCAATCATGGTGCTGCCATTCGGTTGGGAACATGCGATCATTGCCTTTGTGGCGAATCACTTCTTGGTCTCGTTGATTTTTGTGGGAGTCCTCGGTGTTTCGCACGTCTCTGATTTTGTAAGCCACCCAGAACCCAATGCCGACGGAAGCCTAGAAATGAGCTGGCCGATGTTGCAAATGAAGACTTCAGTCGACTACAATTCTGATAGTCGATTCTGTAACTTCATTCTGGGTGGTTTCAATGCACATGCCCTGCATCATCTGTTGCCGAATGTATGTCATATTCACTACCGTGAGATCCTTCCGATCTTCCGTGAATTGGCAGAGAAGCATGAGGTAACTTATATGGAGATGCCTTACGGACAGGCACTCAAATCACACTTTCGCCATCTGAAGAATATGGGGAAGCATACGAACTATCAAATCCGTGAGTATGCGAAATAA
- a CDS encoding fatty acid desaturase family protein: MRNKHLHIAKDSQLLKLIRTSVREGLDQSRSRLIILLTLKFIVFFGGAVACYSLLFSELSTSLFILSYTGFGLCTILFAFNFAHDFSHNTVWRGDKWNHYCFVAIYTLVGAHAEAWRERHVNSHHFAPNVKEYDSDLQITSLIRVSPDMPKRWYHRFQIVYAPIAYTTYSLYWIFVKDALIFIHELKSGRMTGKYFSGFFLQKVFYVAYLLVLPLVLAPQAWWLIVVGFLIMHLVQSIFLLLTFFMTHHVESTAYPETTEDGIIQESWLMNQVKSSNDMHPFSELANFILGGFNNHIAHHLFPHIHHVYYPQLNRILYGVLLAHGVRPNQTSYLGGVVSHLKLLNSLGRRG, from the coding sequence ATGCGAAATAAACACCTCCATATCGCCAAAGACAGTCAGTTGCTGAAGTTAATTCGCACCTCTGTCAGAGAAGGTCTAGACCAATCTAGATCACGATTAATCATACTACTCACCCTGAAGTTCATCGTGTTCTTTGGAGGTGCCGTAGCCTGCTATTCACTCTTGTTCAGTGAATTAAGTACATCCCTATTCATCCTCAGTTATACCGGATTCGGCTTGTGCACGATCTTGTTTGCTTTCAATTTTGCGCATGACTTCTCCCACAACACCGTGTGGAGAGGGGATAAGTGGAATCACTACTGCTTTGTAGCCATTTACACTTTGGTTGGCGCTCACGCGGAAGCCTGGAGAGAACGTCATGTGAATTCACATCACTTCGCTCCCAACGTAAAGGAGTACGACTCCGACCTCCAGATCACCAGTCTGATTCGAGTTTCTCCCGACATGCCCAAGCGCTGGTACCATCGTTTTCAGATCGTTTATGCCCCCATCGCATACACGACTTATTCGCTCTACTGGATCTTCGTGAAAGATGCATTGATCTTCATTCACGAACTCAAGAGCGGACGAATGACCGGAAAGTACTTTAGTGGCTTCTTCCTTCAAAAGGTGTTTTACGTTGCCTACTTGTTGGTGCTTCCTCTCGTCCTTGCCCCTCAAGCATGGTGGCTCATCGTCGTCGGTTTCTTGATCATGCACCTGGTGCAATCGATCTTCCTCTTGCTCACTTTCTTCATGACTCACCATGTAGAAAGCACCGCCTACCCAGAAACCACTGAAGATGGAATCATCCAAGAATCGTGGCTAATGAATCAAGTGAAAAGCTCCAATGATATGCACCCTTTCAGTGAACTCGCAAACTTCATCCTGGGAGGGTTCAACAATCACATCGCCCATCACTTGTTCCCACACATTCACCATGTCTACTATCCTCAACTCAACCGGATTCTCTACGGTGTACTACTCGCCCACGGAGTCAGACCCAATCAGACGAGTTATTTGGGTGGGGTGGTGAGTCATTTGAAACTACTCAATTCTCTGGGGCGCAGGGGCTAA
- a CDS encoding carbonic anhydrase — protein sequence MTISEIKQRLTDGNGRFVNDQLEGNLQDGARRDELTGGQAPYAIILSCADSRVVPELAFDAGIGELFVIRVAGNVANSSSLASIEYAVAHLGSKVIVVLGHQSCGAVTAAVQGGNNGYNLNHLLSHITPAVAAAGEGAEINDVVKKNAMLTVDDMMARSSIVRNAVESGDVEIVPAYYNLDSGRVDFL from the coding sequence ATGACTATTTCAGAGATTAAACAGCGATTGACCGATGGAAACGGTCGATTCGTAAATGATCAGCTTGAAGGAAATTTACAAGACGGAGCACGCAGAGATGAGCTTACAGGTGGACAAGCACCGTACGCGATTATCTTGAGTTGTGCGGATAGCCGTGTTGTTCCTGAATTAGCGTTTGACGCTGGTATCGGAGAGCTTTTCGTTATTCGCGTTGCCGGAAACGTAGCCAACAGTTCTTCTCTTGCAAGTATAGAATACGCCGTAGCTCACCTGGGATCCAAAGTGATTGTAGTGCTCGGACACCAGAGCTGTGGAGCTGTTACTGCAGCGGTACAAGGAGGAAACAACGGATACAACCTGAACCACCTACTTTCTCACATCACTCCAGCCGTAGCAGCTGCAGGTGAAGGTGCTGAAATTAACGACGTGGTAAAGAAAAACGCAATGCTCACAGTAGACGATATGATGGCACGCTCATCAATCGTACGCAACGCAGTAGAATCTGGCGATGTTGAGATCGTACCAGCCTACTACAACCTCGATTCAGGAAGAGTAGACTTTCTCTAG
- a CDS encoding HAD family hydrolase has protein sequence MHFIIFDIDGTLTDSTAVDDDCFVRAFQETFEINSWNQSWEGLQNVTDWGITEEIFEREFGRLPSDEEFQRMHDNFIRLLKYEQEHHPEKFKEVPGAKEFFNSLKNDPNIGLGVATGSWEQSAMVKLNTGGIDIQGVCFSNSDYHKTRAGITQDVIDQLKERTGEEPERIIYFGDGTWDYKTCQLLEIEFIGVDVHLNGKLKALGAERVISSYLGVRL, from the coding sequence ATGCACTTCATCATCTTCGACATCGACGGCACCCTTACAGATTCCACTGCGGTGGATGATGATTGCTTTGTGCGTGCCTTTCAGGAAACTTTTGAAATTAACTCTTGGAATCAGAGTTGGGAAGGACTTCAAAATGTGACCGATTGGGGGATTACAGAAGAAATCTTCGAACGCGAATTTGGTCGACTTCCTTCGGATGAAGAGTTTCAGCGGATGCATGACAATTTCATTCGTTTGCTGAAGTATGAGCAAGAGCACCATCCGGAGAAATTCAAGGAAGTGCCTGGAGCGAAAGAATTCTTCAACTCGTTGAAGAATGATCCAAACATCGGACTAGGCGTCGCTACGGGCTCTTGGGAGCAATCAGCTATGGTGAAGCTAAATACAGGTGGGATCGATATCCAAGGTGTGTGTTTCTCTAACAGCGATTACCACAAAACCCGCGCAGGAATTACTCAAGACGTTATCGACCAACTCAAAGAACGCACGGGCGAAGAACCCGAACGCATCATCTACTTCGGCGATGGCACCTGGGACTATAAAACATGCCAACTCCTCGAAATTGAATTCATCGGTGTAGATGTGCACTTGAATGGGAAACTGAAGGCGTTGGGGGCGGAACGGGTTATTTCTTCGTACTTAGGCGTTAGGCTTTAG
- a CDS encoding dockerin type I repeat-containing protein, producing MPSYLKLVLLLLLVGTASFIQAQEDCDGWNFQLFYGFPDCNTGNLEVNLNIVGTDDDDDAWTVWFSYGYGYQPILWYVVAEPGDNYFNLSGFEDYPFESELLIVEVATSPSPNYPFGHCVEEEQYSLSYVFNNVKEPAYGSIQEEQGPSCDGAFDGWIRLYKQQEYDDFTLNIYPENPYLEIESSDQYIDIFGITNAEYSIELSLPAVDDAFNCTQLFEIDIPVNNGNSIIDSYEVSTVECVNGQLGSRVVTIEHDVYHHEILILEIVDQETGVTVPISTEWNSSIWGSSVDVSGLNPGEYCAQFNLIGSSCVQELCFEVENSPYEFTLSQPDVESSCNSEGEYSGSAEISYSLIESLEPYIWEVIDQESMEAIEAEIELLENETFLVSELPPGDFCFRMGYENMDCARQSCFTVDPPPISFSIEQSYLSPSYCDQNGEVEAWASFTYENLNEGIGFSAELFTIFGAPVPTSIAWYSDSLLVFAPEAGNYCLRVTNNQTLCSVESCFELVDWTPNPINVGAIQLAETCGDPDGVASILFEGPLSDFLIDNVEIFVDHPFAGYYSPQILEFQYNAIIVGSLYGGYQDIIVKLFGCEWSFNKYMGETPGLTFEGYTADLVTVTDESFILDIDVQSSGEQFFLSYDGVTHYLPGFVEFPLGTEPVVSFCLFGDPNCCHDVTIPLEEIAGLYGTPVGSYCPEEPGGFILSYFFSDYDMSDLEIDLTPPVADAQYEYSSGSVQIGNLPQGEYTINVTSEIDPELTFTEEFSVESTDVLTPLAIWTIDFPECHLNPTGVAKAVFSFDANAAILEGMEITINHPEFGIHEAEILSVSNNEITFTGLYGGVQLVEFNYGVCQWILSKSMLSQPGGSYDGFSYSIGEIGVELTEISVDVDANENFQMHFQEEVYDLPLNDYFPVGEETNVSFCLTNDNTCCVDEVISIPALVLIYGCLDSDACNYSPTANTDDGSCAYGVNCGDLNGDGNTNAGDLLEFLAQYGQTGFDLTADFNGDGLVNVADLLILLGYYG from the coding sequence ATGCCTTCTTATCTAAAACTCGTTCTACTGCTATTGCTTGTAGGAACGGCCTCATTTATTCAAGCTCAAGAAGATTGTGATGGATGGAATTTCCAACTGTTTTATGGGTTCCCAGATTGCAACACAGGAAACTTGGAAGTTAACCTGAACATTGTAGGGACAGATGATGATGATGACGCCTGGACTGTATGGTTCTCATACGGGTACGGTTATCAACCAATCTTATGGTATGTTGTTGCTGAACCGGGTGATAACTACTTTAATCTTTCTGGATTTGAGGACTATCCTTTTGAATCTGAATTATTGATTGTAGAGGTGGCGACATCTCCATCTCCCAATTATCCGTTCGGTCATTGCGTTGAGGAGGAACAGTACAGCTTATCGTATGTATTTAACAATGTAAAGGAACCTGCATACGGAAGCATTCAAGAAGAACAAGGCCCTAGCTGTGATGGTGCTTTCGACGGATGGATCAGGTTATACAAACAACAGGAGTACGATGATTTCACTCTCAATATTTATCCCGAGAATCCTTATTTAGAAATTGAATCCTCTGATCAGTACATCGACATCTTCGGAATAACTAATGCAGAATATTCCATAGAGTTGTCCCTTCCAGCTGTTGATGATGCGTTTAATTGCACCCAATTATTTGAGATTGATATTCCTGTCAACAATGGAAACTCGATTATTGACTCATATGAAGTTTCGACGGTTGAATGCGTAAATGGTCAATTAGGGTCACGTGTTGTTACCATTGAACACGATGTGTATCATCATGAAATACTCATCCTTGAAATAGTTGATCAAGAAACGGGAGTAACCGTACCAATATCAACAGAATGGAATAGCTCTATTTGGGGGTCTAGTGTGGATGTTTCTGGCTTAAATCCTGGTGAGTACTGTGCCCAGTTTAATCTAATTGGTTCGAGTTGTGTTCAGGAGCTCTGTTTTGAAGTTGAGAATTCCCCTTACGAATTTACCCTGTCACAACCTGACGTGGAATCCTCTTGCAATTCTGAAGGAGAATATAGTGGTAGCGCAGAAATCTCGTATTCTTTGATCGAATCTCTTGAACCTTACATATGGGAAGTAATTGATCAGGAATCAATGGAAGCAATTGAGGCTGAAATTGAGTTGTTAGAGAATGAGACGTTTCTTGTTTCGGAATTACCGCCTGGCGATTTTTGTTTTAGAATGGGGTATGAAAACATGGATTGTGCCCGACAATCGTGCTTTACCGTTGACCCACCGCCAATTAGTTTCTCTATCGAACAGTCATACTTGAGTCCTTCTTATTGTGATCAAAACGGAGAGGTAGAAGCATGGGCATCATTTACTTATGAAAATCTAAATGAAGGGATTGGTTTCTCTGCTGAGTTGTTTACAATATTCGGGGCACCTGTTCCAACTTCAATTGCTTGGTACTCCGACTCATTATTGGTCTTCGCACCCGAAGCCGGAAATTACTGCCTAAGAGTCACCAATAACCAAACGTTGTGTTCAGTTGAATCATGCTTCGAATTGGTTGATTGGACCCCGAATCCAATTAACGTCGGAGCAATTCAATTAGCTGAGACCTGTGGTGATCCTGATGGAGTAGCTAGTATTCTTTTTGAAGGACCATTAAGTGACTTCCTAATTGACAATGTGGAGATTTTTGTTGACCATCCATTTGCAGGTTACTATTCACCGCAGATTCTAGAATTTCAGTACAACGCGATCATTGTTGGATCACTTTATGGTGGCTATCAAGATATCATAGTGAAGCTGTTCGGATGTGAATGGAGTTTCAATAAGTACATGGGTGAGACTCCGGGTTTAACATTTGAAGGATATACCGCAGATCTGGTAACAGTGACCGACGAGAGTTTTATTCTAGATATAGATGTCCAATCGAGTGGTGAGCAGTTTTTTTTGAGCTACGATGGAGTCACCCATTATCTGCCAGGATTTGTTGAATTCCCTCTAGGAACTGAGCCCGTTGTCAGTTTTTGTCTTTTTGGAGACCCAAATTGCTGCCATGATGTGACGATTCCATTAGAGGAAATAGCGGGTCTTTACGGAACACCTGTTGGAAGCTATTGTCCGGAAGAACCTGGAGGATTTATTCTCTCTTATTTCTTTTCGGATTATGACATGAGTGATTTAGAAATTGATTTAACTCCTCCAGTAGCAGATGCACAGTATGAATATTCAAGTGGGAGCGTTCAAATAGGCAATCTCCCTCAAGGTGAATATACCATCAATGTTACTTCAGAAATTGACCCGGAATTAACTTTTACAGAGGAGTTTTCGGTAGAATCAACTGACGTTCTCACCCCGCTAGCGATTTGGACCATTGATTTTCCGGAATGTCATTTAAACCCGACTGGTGTAGCTAAGGCCGTATTTTCCTTCGATGCGAACGCCGCTATTTTGGAGGGTATGGAGATAACCATTAATCATCCAGAATTTGGTATTCATGAGGCTGAAATTTTATCTGTAAGCAACAACGAAATTACATTCACAGGACTTTACGGAGGAGTCCAACTGGTAGAGTTCAATTATGGAGTATGCCAATGGATACTTTCGAAATCCATGCTCTCTCAACCAGGTGGAAGTTATGACGGCTTTTCGTATTCAATTGGGGAGATTGGTGTGGAATTGACTGAAATCTCTGTTGACGTAGATGCGAATGAGAACTTCCAAATGCACTTTCAAGAAGAAGTGTACGATCTGCCTTTGAATGATTATTTCCCTGTTGGAGAAGAAACGAACGTCTCATTCTGCCTAACAAACGATAATACCTGCTGCGTAGATGAAGTTATTTCCATTCCAGCTTTGGTGTTGATCTATGGTTGTCTTGATTCAGATGCATGTAATTACAGCCCCACGGCAAATACCGACGATGGATCATGCGCCTACGGGGTGAATTGTGGAGACCTCAATGGCGATGGCAATACGAACGCAGGAGATTTGCTTGAGTTCCTTGCACAATATGGCCAAACCGGTTTTGACCTAACTGCTGATTTCAACGGTGATGGTTTAGTTAACGTAGCAGACTTACTAATCTTACTTGGTTACTATGGCTGA